In one window of Campylobacter coli DNA:
- a CDS encoding galactosyltransferase-related protein, whose product MPLLSVIIPFGLSKERSYIQERVYEKAQYFKTDEKIEFIFVEGYSSQEHNLKTYILKNNHIYLKDENQKEYFSQGKCRNFGASYANASVLLFLDLDCFISFDSLEKILKLIKIKNILNNPNALLVLPVVYLTQEASEILKEYPMDLWDVLIQEDLISGKNFLVKFFAPSSTSSLIINRHKFLEIGGNNENFIGHGYEDFDLFARVLNSCLKFEKVPLNLNYDSRNWNFYSFKGFRSWFSLLGYELCFYGIYMYHLWHIEPNQNGYMDKKHKNHKLFYKHLKKIKDYSIDPLQISSVKNTKILVIANKKYNFRALSVYLGKFVYKSLDELAYQNKKEIEIYLQEEKFDKILLDKNIYNEDLHEIFKNYLCVYFELGILPDSWLFYKDANELYDRRYWDIDLDKLQIKEMQAYITSLKFEEKKKILTFIQKLGFSKDDDLYKIVFYLKNELYSFAKNDGFYQIIFDKKKMLMLGNYDKEYYSLKSFVYKPYLYEIKRVRFFSKILEFLGLNFLLSLISQTKFYRLARKLFFNPKDFFKDSKFYKRHNNAN is encoded by the coding sequence ATGCCCTTATTATCTGTGATAATACCTTTTGGTTTGAGTAAAGAACGCTCTTATATACAGGAAAGAGTTTATGAAAAGGCACAGTATTTTAAAACCGATGAAAAGATAGAATTTATATTTGTCGAGGGTTATTCTTCGCAAGAGCATAACCTTAAGACATATATTCTAAAAAACAATCATATTTATCTCAAAGATGAGAATCAAAAAGAGTATTTTTCTCAAGGCAAATGTCGAAATTTTGGTGCTAGTTATGCTAATGCTAGTGTACTTTTATTTTTAGATCTTGATTGTTTTATTTCTTTTGATAGTCTTGAAAAAATTTTAAAACTTATAAAAATCAAAAATATCTTAAACAATCCCAATGCTCTTTTAGTATTGCCCGTAGTATATTTAACGCAAGAGGCTAGTGAAATTTTAAAAGAATACCCAATGGATTTATGGGATGTATTGATTCAAGAAGATTTAATCAGTGGAAAAAATTTTCTTGTTAAGTTTTTTGCTCCAAGTTCGACTTCGAGTTTGATTATCAATCGACATAAATTTTTAGAAATTGGCGGAAATAATGAAAATTTTATAGGTCATGGCTATGAAGATTTTGATCTTTTTGCTAGAGTTTTAAACTCTTGTTTAAAATTTGAGAAGGTGCCTTTAAATTTAAATTATGATTCTAGAAATTGGAATTTTTATAGCTTTAAAGGTTTTCGTTCTTGGTTTTCTTTACTTGGTTATGAGCTATGTTTTTATGGAATTTATATGTACCATCTTTGGCATATAGAGCCAAATCAAAATGGTTATATGGATAAAAAGCATAAAAATCATAAGTTATTTTACAAACACTTGAAAAAAATAAAAGATTATTCTATAGATCCTTTGCAAATTTCAAGTGTAAAAAATACTAAAATTTTAGTTATTGCAAATAAAAAATATAATTTTAGAGCTTTGAGCGTTTATTTGGGTAAGTTCGTTTATAAAAGCTTAGATGAGCTTGCTTATCAAAATAAAAAAGAAATTGAAATTTATTTACAAGAAGAAAAATTCGATAAAATTTTACTAGATAAAAATATATACAACGAAGATTTGCACGAAATTTTTAAAAACTATCTTTGTGTGTATTTTGAGCTTGGAATTTTACCTGATTCTTGGTTGTTTTATAAAGATGCCAATGAGCTTTATGATAGAAGGTATTGGGATATTGATTTAGATAAATTACAAATTAAAGAAATGCAAGCTTACATCACTTCTTTGAAATTTGAAGAAAAAAAGAAAATTCTTACTTTTATCCAGAAATTAGGATTTAGTAAAGATGATGATTTGTATAAAATTGTTTTTTATTTAAAAAATGAGCTTTATAGTTTTGCTAAAAATGATGGTTTTTATCAAATTATTTTTGATAAGAAAAAAATGCTTATGTTGGGAAATTATGACAAAGAGTATTATTCTTTAAAATCTTTTGTTTATAAGCCTTATTTGTATGAGATAAAAAGGGTGAGATTTTTTTCCAAAATTTTAGAATTTTTGGGTTTAAATTTCTTATTAAGTTTGATTTCGCAGACTAAATTTTATCGTTTAGCAAGAAAATTATTTTTTAATCCTAAGGATTTTTTTAAAGATTCTAAATTTTATAAAAGACATAACAATGCAAACTAA
- a CDS encoding glycosyltransferase family 2 protein: MQTKTVGVVIPIYNVEKYLRECLDSVINQSYTNLEIILVNDGSTDENSLNIAKEYTLKDKRITLFDKKNGGQSTARNVGIEYFSGEYKLKNKTQTIKENSLIEFNIEGNNPYEIYTVYKSYKAFNDEKDLTKFTYPIIDYIIFLDSDDYWELNCIEECVPRMDGVEVVWFDYRAVYDKVKRKHLSQMTHFDYKNEVIITSKEWLDRAKERRLFYFWFAWQGMVNFTFLKNIKLKFIKGIFAEDCHFGVLLFTLSKNIYIFPKQIYIYRLRESSSMNFTRKKWVIHPDSHLKKIDIFENSNETRLYYETTSWMQIALEFIKFIHSKHHLSDEIKQHFLPVVCNKALTLQKFDKDPLYLKKYAKNLKIYIQNQPLGAVSRVKEYLSYKIAKEISRKKSIMKLTLAFSVVKVSVQHQKEVRRYKKDIKRDVLNKRLPLEFYKDYQRALSLRNQRLIQILHNVSLKLKG, translated from the coding sequence ATGCAAACTAAAACCGTCGGTGTAGTAATCCCTATCTACAATGTAGAAAAATATTTAAGAGAATGCTTAGATAGTGTTATCAATCAAAGTTATACAAACTTAGAAATCATACTTGTAAATGATGGTAGCACAGATGAAAACTCATTAAACATAGCAAAAGAATATACTTTAAAAGATAAAAGAATTACTCTTTTTGATAAAAAAAATGGTGGTCAAAGTACAGCTAGAAATGTAGGTATAGAATACTTTAGTGGAGAATACAAACTCAAAAACAAAACCCAAACTATCAAAGAAAATTCTTTAATAGAATTTAACATAGAAGGTAATAATCCTTATGAAATATACACTGTATATAAAAGCTATAAAGCTTTTAATGATGAAAAAGATTTAACAAAATTTACTTATCCTATTATTGATTATATTATCTTTTTAGATTCTGATGATTATTGGGAATTAAACTGCATAGAAGAATGTGTACCTAGAATGGATGGAGTAGAGGTGGTTTGGTTTGATTATAGAGCGGTGTATGATAAAGTCAAAAGAAAACATCTTAGCCAAATGACTCACTTTGATTATAAAAATGAAGTGATTATCACTTCAAAAGAATGGCTTGATCGAGCTAAGGAAAGAAGACTTTTTTATTTTTGGTTTGCTTGGCAAGGTATGGTAAATTTTACTTTTCTTAAAAACATAAAACTAAAATTTATCAAGGGGATATTTGCGGAAGATTGTCATTTTGGGGTGTTATTGTTTACTTTGAGTAAAAATATTTATATATTTCCAAAGCAAATATATATTTATCGTTTACGAGAATCAAGCTCTATGAATTTTACCCGTAAAAAATGGGTGATACATCCTGATTCGCATTTGAAAAAGATTGATATTTTTGAAAATTCGAATGAGACAAGATTATATTATGAGACTACAAGTTGGATGCAAATCGCACTAGAATTTATAAAATTTATCCATTCTAAGCATCATTTAAGCGATGAAATTAAACAGCATTTTTTACCAGTAGTTTGCAATAAAGCTTTAACTTTACAAAAATTTGATAAAGATCCATTGTATCTAAAAAAATACGCCAAAAATTTAAAAATATATATACAAAATCAACCCTTAGGTGCAGTTAGCAGAGTGAAAGAATACCTTTCTTATAAAATTGCAAAAGAAATTTCTAGAAAAAAAAGTATAATGAAATTAACATTAGCTTTTAGTGTTGTTAAGGTATCTGTACAACATCAAAAAGAAGTGAGAAGATATAAAAAAGATATTAAAAGAGATGTTTTAAATAAAAGATTGCCTTTGGAATTTTATAAGGATTATCAAAGGGCTTTAAGTTTAAGAAATCAAAGATTGATTCAAATATTGCATAATGTAAGCTTAAAATTAAAAGGCTGA
- a CDS encoding CDP-glycerol glycerophosphotransferase family protein, with protein MILNSKKLRKLRANPKLFFKDAIEKKSFWLNNTYKKYLPKKYKGFSQYVIISAVYNVEKYLDDYFKSIINQRLDFKKNIFMILVDDGSTDNSAQIIKKYQKKYPKNIVYLYKENGGQASARNLGLKYMQENHYKTPWVTFTDPDDFLDRNYFYEVDKFLATHQDDDICMIGCNIIFYYEKQKIHKDNHPLNFKFKSGVEVKENYNLDSFIQLSAASCFMNIGYLDKLLFDETLKPNFEDAKFINEYLLDNIDLKSAFLPKAKYFYRKREDGSSTLDSKLKSKDYYLNVTRNGYLKILSDCVKNKRSIPLFIQNLVLYDLCWQIKSLINSPEKLSILNESEQQEYLNLLDKIFSFIEIEIVDNFPLVSCWFFHKVGILNCFKNEKLSFQISYIEDYDPYKEQILLTYYTGDDKDIESILADGEKVYVDYEKIVKYDFLDRVFCYQKRLWVCIPKNAKDKLENFIDGEQSKISFNGKHYQSINIKDIRQEFQKRLPKSNIWLFADRDYEADDNAEHLYRYIMQNHPEQEIVFALRKESSDWERLKKEGFNLVEFGSFEFERIIKKASKVISSHVDECLMRYVTLKQQFVFLQHGITQNDVSKWLNSKKIDLFITSTKAEYDSIANDYNHYKFGKKEVVLTGLARHDVLLKNNKTNTKQILVMPTWRVNIVGTAINSGVRGLKDDFKESEYFRKWNLLLNSNILQKLCEKYDYAIVFNPHPNIIPYLKDFNIPSYIKIANHNESLQELFCNSSLMITDYSSVAFEMAYLNKPVIYYQFDREDFFNSHTLQKGYFDYEKDGFGPIVEDEESLLKELENLLQNDCNLFGIYKDNIDSTFAFKDGKCCERIYKVIKYDK; from the coding sequence ATGATTTTAAATTCTAAAAAGTTAAGAAAACTTAGAGCGAATCCAAAACTATTTTTCAAAGATGCTATAGAAAAAAAATCCTTTTGGCTAAATAATACTTATAAAAAATATCTTCCTAAAAAATACAAAGGCTTTTCCCAGTATGTAATAATATCAGCTGTATATAATGTAGAAAAATATTTAGACGATTATTTTAAATCCATAATAAACCAAAGACTTGACTTTAAAAAAAACATTTTTATGATACTTGTAGATGATGGCTCTACTGATAATTCTGCACAAATAATCAAAAAATACCAAAAGAAATATCCTAAAAATATCGTCTATCTTTACAAAGAAAATGGCGGACAAGCTAGTGCTAGAAATTTAGGCTTAAAATATATGCAAGAAAATCATTATAAAACCCCTTGGGTTACTTTCACCGATCCAGATGATTTTTTGGATAGAAATTATTTTTATGAAGTAGATAAGTTTTTAGCAACTCACCAAGATGATGATATTTGCATGATAGGGTGTAATATAATTTTTTATTATGAAAAGCAAAAAATACATAAAGACAATCATCCATTAAATTTTAAATTCAAAAGTGGTGTAGAAGTTAAAGAAAATTATAATCTTGATAGTTTTATACAATTATCTGCCGCTAGTTGTTTTATGAATATTGGATATCTTGATAAATTATTATTTGATGAAACACTAAAACCCAATTTTGAAGATGCTAAATTTATCAATGAATATTTGCTGGATAATATTGATTTAAAAAGCGCTTTTCTACCAAAAGCAAAATATTTTTATAGAAAAAGGGAAGATGGTAGCTCGACTTTGGATTCAAAGTTAAAATCAAAAGATTATTATTTGAATGTAACTAGAAATGGGTACTTAAAGATTTTAAGTGATTGTGTAAAAAACAAGAGGAGTATTCCTTTATTTATACAAAATTTAGTTTTATATGATTTATGTTGGCAAATTAAATCTCTTATTAATTCTCCTGAAAAACTGTCTATTTTAAACGAAAGTGAACAGCAAGAATACTTAAATTTGCTAGATAAAATTTTCTCTTTTATTGAAATAGAAATAGTGGACAATTTCCCTCTAGTCAGTTGCTGGTTTTTTCATAAGGTGGGAATTTTAAATTGCTTTAAAAACGAAAAACTATCATTTCAAATATCCTATATAGAAGATTATGATCCATATAAAGAACAAATTTTACTTACTTATTATACTGGTGATGATAAGGATATAGAAAGTATTCTTGCTGATGGGGAAAAAGTATATGTAGATTATGAAAAGATTGTTAAATATGATTTTTTAGATAGAGTGTTTTGCTACCAAAAAAGATTATGGGTTTGTATTCCAAAAAATGCTAAAGATAAGTTGGAAAATTTTATCGACGGAGAGCAAAGTAAAATAAGTTTTAATGGTAAACACTATCAAAGTATAAATATCAAAGATATCAGACAAGAATTTCAAAAAAGATTACCAAAAAGTAATATTTGGCTTTTTGCTGATAGAGACTATGAAGCAGATGATAACGCAGAGCATTTATATAGATATATAATGCAAAATCATCCAGAACAAGAAATAGTTTTTGCATTAAGAAAAGAAAGTTCAGATTGGGAAAGATTGAAAAAAGAAGGATTTAATCTAGTAGAATTTGGAAGTTTTGAGTTTGAGAGGATTATAAAAAAAGCATCAAAAGTGATTAGTTCTCATGTTGATGAGTGTTTGATGAGATATGTTACATTAAAACAGCAATTTGTTTTTTTGCAACACGGTATTACACAGAATGATGTTTCCAAATGGCTTAATTCCAAAAAGATAGATTTGTTTATAACTTCAACAAAGGCCGAGTACGACTCTATAGCAAATGATTATAATCACTATAAATTTGGAAAAAAAGAAGTGGTTTTAACAGGTCTTGCAAGGCATGATGTCTTATTAAAAAATAATAAAACCAATACTAAGCAAATCCTTGTAATGCCGACTTGGAGAGTCAATATAGTTGGTACTGCTATAAATTCTGGAGTGAGAGGATTAAAAGATGATTTCAAAGAAAGTGAATATTTTCGAAAATGGAATTTATTATTAAATAGCAATATCTTGCAAAAATTATGCGAAAAATATGATTATGCTATAGTTTTCAATCCTCATCCCAATATTATCCCCTATTTAAAAGACTTTAATATCCCTTCTTATATTAAAATAGCCAATCACAATGAAAGCTTACAAGAATTATTTTGTAATTCATCTTTAATGATAACGGATTATTCTAGTGTAGCTTTTGAGATGGCGTATTTAAATAAACCAGTGATTTATTATCAATTTGATCGAGAGGATTTTTTTAATTCTCATACTTTACAAAAAGGATATTTTGATTATGAAAAAGATGGTTTTGGTCCTATTGTGGAAGATGAAGAAAGTTTATTAAAAGAGCTTGAAAACTTACTGCAGAATGATTGCAATCTTTTTGGTATTTATAAGGATAATATAGATTCAACTTTTGCTTTTAAAGATGGCAAGTGTTGTGAAAGAATTTATAAGGTAATAAAATATGATAAATGA
- the cysQ gene encoding 3'(2'),5'-bisphosphate nucleotidase CysQ: MLSQITLKDINDIAIKAGKSVLKIYNQDFKISYKDDNSPLSEADLISNEIICKELAKFSLPILSEENKTLPYEQRKNWEYFWCVDPIDGTKEFINKNGEFTINIALVCKDTPVLGVVYAPALELLYSAKKGEGAFKNGVKLPLQRNDDFFKIVASKSHLNEQTKDFIDSIQTTKQKEFVSMGSSLKLCLVASNEADIYPRLAPTMEWDTAAADAIVREVGKMTYDFDTQKPLLYNKADLLNPYFIVE; encoded by the coding sequence ATGCTTAGTCAAATTACCTTAAAAGATATAAACGATATAGCCATAAAAGCAGGCAAGAGTGTCTTAAAAATTTACAATCAAGATTTTAAAATTTCTTATAAAGATGATAATTCGCCTTTAAGTGAAGCAGATTTGATCTCAAATGAAATTATTTGCAAAGAGCTTGCTAAATTTAGCCTCCCTATACTTTCAGAAGAAAATAAAACACTACCTTATGAGCAAAGAAAAAATTGGGAATATTTTTGGTGTGTAGATCCTATAGACGGCACCAAAGAATTTATCAACAAAAATGGAGAATTTACCATAAACATTGCTTTAGTTTGTAAAGATACTCCAGTATTAGGCGTAGTGTACGCTCCAGCTCTTGAGCTTTTATATAGTGCTAAAAAAGGCGAAGGTGCTTTTAAAAATGGTGTAAAATTACCCCTGCAAAGAAATGATGACTTTTTTAAAATAGTCGCTAGTAAATCCCATCTCAATGAGCAAACAAAAGATTTTATCGATAGTATCCAAACGACCAAGCAAAAAGAATTTGTTTCCATGGGCAGCTCTTTAAAGCTTTGTCTAGTAGCTAGCAATGAAGCAGATATTTACCCAAGGCTAGCCCCTACTATGGAGTGGGATACTGCAGCCGCTGATGCTATAGTTAGGGAAGTGGGCAAAATGACTTATGATTTTGACACCCAAAAACCTTTGCTTTATAACAAAGCAGATTTATTAAACCCTTATTTTATTGTGGAGTGA
- the cysD gene encoding sulfate adenylyltransferase subunit CysD — protein sequence MTHLDFLESESIHIIREVVAEFEKPAMLYSVGKDSSVMLHLLQKAFYPAVPPLPLVHVDTTWKFKEMIEFRDKRAKELGMELIVYQNPKIKELNLSPFTHGSSMHTDISKTQGLKQMLDLYQFDAVFGGARRDEEKSRAKERIYSFRDENHSWDPKNQRPELWNIYNGRHKKGESIRVFPLSNWTELDIWQYIYKENIPIPSLYFAKKRPVIEYMGAKILVDDERMPKELAKNAKEELVRFRTLGCYPLTGAINSNASNVLEIIEELLLSKTSERQGRLIDTDEEASMEKKKKEGYF from the coding sequence ATGACCCATTTAGACTTTTTAGAATCAGAGTCCATCCATATTATCCGTGAAGTTGTAGCTGAGTTTGAAAAACCAGCTATGCTTTATAGCGTAGGCAAAGATAGTTCAGTGATGCTTCATCTTTTACAAAAAGCATTTTATCCTGCCGTGCCACCACTTCCCTTGGTGCATGTAGACACTACATGGAAATTTAAAGAAATGATAGAATTTAGAGATAAAAGAGCCAAAGAGCTTGGTATGGAGCTTATCGTTTATCAAAACCCCAAGATTAAAGAATTAAACCTTTCTCCCTTTACACATGGCTCATCTATGCACACTGACATCTCTAAAACTCAAGGCTTAAAACAAATGCTTGATTTATATCAATTTGATGCAGTTTTTGGCGGAGCAAGAAGAGATGAGGAAAAATCACGCGCAAAAGAAAGAATTTACTCCTTTCGAGATGAAAATCACTCGTGGGATCCTAAAAATCAACGCCCAGAATTATGGAACATTTACAATGGTCGTCACAAAAAAGGTGAGTCTATAAGGGTTTTTCCGCTAAGCAATTGGACAGAACTTGATATATGGCAGTATATTTATAAAGAAAATATTCCTATACCAAGTCTTTATTTTGCTAAAAAGCGTCCAGTGATAGAGTATATGGGAGCTAAAATTTTAGTCGATGATGAAAGAATGCCAAAAGAGCTTGCTAAAAATGCTAAAGAAGAATTGGTTCGTTTTAGGACTTTAGGATGTTATCCTTTAACCGGAGCCATAAATTCTAACGCTAGTAATGTCTTAGAAATCATCGAAGAACTTTTGCTTTCTAAGACAAGCGAAAGACAAGGCAGACTTATAGATACTGATGAAGAAGCAAGCATGGAAAAAAAGAAAAAAGAGGGGTATTTTTAA
- the cysN gene encoding sulfate adenylyltransferase subunit CysN, which produces MQTNIEKYLQEHENKELCRFITCGSVDDGKSTLIGRMLYDSKMLFEDQILSLEKDSKKLGNAGEKLDFALLVDGLASEREQGITIDVAYRFFTSEKRKFIIADTPGHEQYTRNMATGASTADIAIILIDARKGVLTQTKRHSYIVSLLGIKQFIIAINKMDLVDFRQDIFDDICKSYKEILPYLKNYENIQTHFVPISALDGDNIASKSIHTPWYNGKTLSELLDTLPITTDFNDEFIMSVQYVNRPHLNFRGFCGSIASGKVSVGDEIMILPSLKTSKIKEIITPDIKNLKVLDKNENIQSAKNASFPSAITLTLEDEIDISRGDVIVSKNHGLKISNSFKAMMIWMSEAEFSLNGNYLIKIANLTTSITFEKIDFKKDINTFEESQNDELKLNDIAKCTLRLSKKTALAAYKDNKTLGSFIIIDRYSNETLAAGMVEEILTHEDKARVYTQAEIELNAYIRKNYPEWECKKI; this is translated from the coding sequence ATGCAAACAAATATAGAAAAATATCTCCAAGAGCATGAAAATAAAGAGCTTTGTAGATTTATCACTTGTGGCAGTGTAGATGATGGTAAATCCACGCTTATAGGTAGAATGCTTTATGATTCAAAAATGCTTTTTGAAGATCAAATTTTATCTTTAGAAAAAGATAGTAAAAAGCTTGGCAATGCAGGAGAAAAGCTTGATTTTGCACTTTTGGTAGATGGGCTTGCAAGTGAGCGTGAGCAAGGCATTACTATAGATGTGGCTTATCGTTTTTTTACAAGCGAAAAAAGAAAATTTATCATAGCAGATACCCCAGGTCATGAGCAATACACTAGAAACATGGCCACAGGAGCAAGTACAGCTGATATTGCCATCATACTTATAGATGCTAGAAAAGGAGTTTTAACTCAAACTAAAAGGCATTCTTATATAGTAAGTTTGCTTGGTATAAAGCAATTTATCATTGCTATCAATAAAATGGATTTGGTGGATTTTAGACAAGATATTTTTGATGATATTTGCAAAAGTTATAAAGAAATTTTGCCTTATTTGAAAAACTATGAAAATATACAAACTCATTTTGTGCCAATATCTGCTCTAGATGGAGACAATATCGCTTCTAAAAGTATCCATACTCCTTGGTATAATGGAAAAACTTTATCCGAGCTTTTAGATACCTTGCCTATAACCACTGATTTTAATGACGAATTTATCATGAGTGTGCAATATGTCAATCGCCCACATTTAAATTTTAGGGGATTTTGTGGAAGTATCGCGAGTGGTAAGGTAAGTGTTGGTGATGAAATTATGATTTTGCCTTCATTAAAAACAAGTAAGATAAAAGAAATTATCACGCCAGATATAAAAAATTTAAAAGTTTTAGATAAAAATGAAAATATCCAAAGTGCTAAAAACGCAAGTTTTCCAAGTGCCATAACCTTGACTTTAGAAGATGAGATAGATATCTCAAGGGGTGATGTTATAGTTTCTAAAAACCATGGTTTAAAAATTTCAAATTCTTTTAAAGCTATGATGATATGGATGAGTGAAGCGGAGTTTAGTTTAAATGGAAACTATCTTATAAAGATAGCCAATTTAACCACTAGTATAACATTTGAAAAGATTGACTTTAAAAAAGATATCAATACCTTTGAAGAGTCTCAAAATGATGAGCTAAAGCTTAATGATATAGCCAAATGCACTCTAAGACTTAGCAAAAAGACAGCTTTAGCAGCTTATAAGGACAATAAAACCTTAGGAAGTTTTATCATCATAGATAGGTATTCTAACGAAACTCTAGCCGCTGGTATGGTAGAAGAAATTTTAACCCATGAAGATAAAGCAAGGGTCTATACTCAAGCTGAAATAGAGCTTAATGCTTATATAAGAAAAAACTACCCCGAATGGGAGTGTAAAAAGATATGA
- a CDS encoding SLC13 family permease: MKIIVALSILGLLVLLISNKIKPFILFGSVAVLYYLLGYLNLNSWLGSYTSESLIVLILLLLVSLAIEKSVVIAWCSKFIIGKNYHLSLLKLGVITASISAFLNNTAVVASFMSLIKNNKFQAPSKLLIPLSYFSIVGGTMTLIGTSTNLIVNSFVVQNGLESLKIFDFFAVGFCISVSVLIVLLIFSFLLPNYKEKDNEINEYLINAKVLKNSSLIGKTIQENGLRNLEFLFLFEIQRQDEIISPVSHDEIIKEGDVLIFSGDITHLETLKKFDGLQMGAQEIKLETLNLVDVVINSESSLIGKSVKEANFRAKFDAGIVALKRGSQNISKIGKSILQAGDRLILSVGKDFHSRDNINKNFYIISNIIQNQKLSNAQSFIVVFAFLAIIALSVLEIVSLLKALLVFLAFLFVFKFISFDEIKRRFPLEIFIIVGSSLAITKVLVDSGLAKDFADLIIGTFGAYGLYGSFVGIYLLTLLLTEIITNNAAAALAFPIAYSTALALEVNPVPFILAVAYGASCGFMMPHGYQTHLMVGSVCGYKTTDFVKIGWIVSLTYSAMVLIMTPIFFKF, encoded by the coding sequence ATGAAAATCATTGTTGCATTAAGCATATTGGGCTTACTTGTTTTGCTCATTAGCAATAAAATCAAACCTTTTATTTTATTTGGTAGTGTTGCTGTGCTTTATTATCTTTTAGGATATTTAAATTTGAACTCTTGGTTAGGTTCTTATACGAGCGAATCTTTAATAGTGCTTATATTGCTTTTATTGGTTTCACTAGCGATAGAAAAAAGTGTGGTTATCGCTTGGTGTTCTAAATTTATCATAGGAAAAAATTATCATTTATCACTTTTAAAACTTGGTGTTATTACGGCTAGCATTTCAGCATTTTTAAACAATACCGCAGTAGTAGCAAGCTTTATGAGTCTTATAAAAAACAATAAATTTCAAGCTCCTTCTAAGCTACTTATCCCGCTTTCATATTTTTCTATAGTCGGTGGCACGATGACTCTTATAGGTACTTCAACTAACTTGATAGTGAATTCTTTTGTGGTGCAAAATGGTTTAGAGAGTTTAAAAATTTTCGATTTTTTTGCAGTGGGTTTTTGTATAAGTGTGAGCGTGCTTATAGTGCTTTTGATTTTTAGCTTTTTATTGCCTAATTATAAAGAAAAAGATAATGAGATCAATGAGTATTTGATCAATGCTAAGGTATTAAAAAATAGCTCTTTGATAGGAAAAACCATACAAGAAAATGGTCTGAGAAATTTGGAGTTTTTGTTTTTATTTGAAATTCAAAGACAAGATGAGATCATTTCTCCAGTAAGCCATGATGAGATTATAAAAGAAGGTGATGTGTTGATTTTTAGTGGAGACATAACCCATCTAGAAACCTTAAAAAAATTTGATGGCTTGCAAATGGGTGCTCAAGAGATCAAGCTTGAAACATTAAATTTGGTAGATGTGGTGATAAATTCTGAGTCAAGCTTGATAGGTAAAAGCGTAAAAGAGGCTAATTTTAGGGCTAAATTTGATGCGGGGATTGTAGCTTTAAAAAGAGGCTCTCAAAATATTTCCAAGATAGGTAAAAGCATATTGCAAGCTGGAGATAGACTTATCTTAAGTGTGGGTAAGGATTTTCACTCAAGGGATAATATCAATAAAAACTTTTACATCATTTCAAATATTATTCAAAATCAAAAACTAAGCAATGCCCAAAGTTTTATAGTGGTATTTGCATTTTTGGCTATCATTGCTTTATCAGTCTTAGAGATAGTATCTTTGCTTAAAGCATTGCTAGTATTTTTAGCCTTTTTGTTTGTATTTAAATTTATAAGTTTTGATGAGATAAAAAGACGCTTTCCTTTGGAAATTTTTATCATAGTAGGATCTTCTTTGGCTATTACAAAGGTTTTGGTCGATAGTGGATTGGCTAAGGATTTTGCTGATTTGATTATAGGGACTTTTGGAGCATATGGACTTTATGGAAGTTTTGTGGGGATTTATCTTTTAACTCTGCTTTTAACCGAGATCATTACCAATAACGCTGCAGCAGCTCTAGCTTTTCCTATCGCTTATAGCACAGCTTTAGCGCTTGAAGTAAATCCGGTTCCATTTATCTTAGCAGTTGCTTATGGGGCAAGTTGTGGTTTTATGATGCCTCATGGTTATCAAACTCATCTCATGGTAGGATCGGTTTGCGGATATAAAACTACTGATTTTGTAAAGATTGGCTGGATAGTTTCTTTGACATATTCGGCTATGGTTTTGATCATGACTCCGATATTTTTTAAATTTTAA